Proteins encoded together in one Maledivibacter sp. window:
- a CDS encoding YkuS family protein, protein MKRVAVERSLSNVKSYLKEQGYSVESLENNKDKINSFDAIVVSGQNSNFLGMHDTSTKASVIYAQGLTPEDVHRQLEKRMQ, encoded by the coding sequence TTGAAAAGAGTAGCTGTTGAAAGGTCTTTAAGCAATGTTAAATCCTATTTAAAGGAACAAGGATATTCGGTTGAAAGCTTAGAAAATAACAAAGATAAGATTAATTCCTTTGATGCTATTGTAGTATCTGGACAAAATAGTAACTTTTTAGGTATGCATGATACTTCTACAAAGGCGTCTGTAATATATGCACAAGGATTAACACCTGAAGATGTACATAGACAATTAGAAAAAAGAATGCAATAA